From a single Alloactinosynnema sp. L-07 genomic region:
- a CDS encoding (deoxy)nucleoside triphosphate pyrophosphohydrolase, whose amino-acid sequence MSRALSAALGDERVLDPSRPGLVGVGDEIRVGRSRQRITALGVDGVRLAHIGGPSLSQRAWTNALDRAVARAAELAEAKVVVGAAIVRDGRLLAQQRAYPAATAGLWELPGGRVEPDESDVDAVRRECLEELGVEVTPLDVIGPDVVLRDDLVLRVYGATLDSGEPHPHDHQALAWLTEGTLHTVEWLPADRVLLAAVRTFLRTR is encoded by the coding sequence ATGAGCCGCGCGCTGTCGGCGGCACTGGGGGACGAGCGCGTGCTCGACCCGTCGCGGCCCGGCCTGGTCGGGGTCGGCGACGAGATCCGGGTAGGCCGCTCCCGCCAACGAATCACCGCCCTCGGCGTCGACGGCGTGCGGCTCGCCCACATCGGCGGCCCGTCACTTTCCCAGCGGGCTTGGACAAACGCCCTGGACCGTGCCGTCGCCCGCGCCGCCGAGTTGGCCGAGGCGAAGGTCGTCGTGGGCGCCGCCATCGTTCGGGATGGCAGGCTGCTGGCCCAACAGCGGGCGTATCCGGCCGCCACAGCGGGACTGTGGGAGCTGCCCGGCGGCCGAGTCGAACCCGACGAGTCCGATGTGGACGCTGTGCGCCGGGAATGCTTGGAGGAACTGGGCGTGGAGGTGACTCCGCTGGACGTGATCGGCCCGGACGTCGTCCTGCGCGACGACCTGGTACTTCGGGTCTACGGGGCGACGCTGGACTCGGGGGAGCCGCATCCACACGATCACCAGGCCCTGGCTTGGCTGACCGAGGGCACGCTGCACACGGTCGAGTGGCTGCCCGCTGATCGTGTGCTGCTCGCGGCGGTGCGGACCTTTCTCCGGACTAGGTAG
- a CDS encoding cyclopropane-fatty-acyl-phospholipid synthase family protein, translated as MQTELTTADVGRFFDEKGDMLAELMGGNIHFAYWTGDDDDSGFAEATDRLTDHMIELLDARPGERVLDLGCGRGRPAVRLARAVPDLRIVGISVSTKDIAAATELAAAAGVADRVRFEFADAMALPFAAGSFDAVWAVESLLHMPDRRTVLRGIADVLRPGGRLALCDVSATEPDTEAGRAALAETLKGWMVHSLTDLDGYRELIADAGLRVTGAIDVSHRTRYSKAKVTELLARSVADSGLSFAEIDLPPEVWDQAFAVFEQMGYLIVTAERPAV; from the coding sequence ATGCAGACCGAACTGACCACCGCGGATGTCGGCCGCTTCTTCGATGAGAAGGGCGACATGCTCGCCGAGCTGATGGGCGGCAACATCCACTTCGCCTACTGGACCGGCGATGACGACGACAGCGGCTTCGCCGAGGCGACCGACCGGCTCACCGACCACATGATCGAGCTGCTCGACGCCCGCCCCGGCGAGCGGGTACTCGACCTGGGCTGCGGCCGGGGACGGCCCGCGGTCCGGCTGGCACGGGCGGTGCCGGATCTGCGGATCGTCGGGATCTCGGTCAGTACCAAGGACATCGCCGCCGCGACCGAGCTGGCGGCCGCGGCGGGCGTGGCCGACCGGGTCCGGTTCGAGTTCGCCGACGCGATGGCGCTGCCGTTCGCCGCTGGCTCGTTCGACGCGGTGTGGGCGGTGGAGTCGCTGCTGCACATGCCTGACCGGCGGACGGTCCTGCGCGGGATCGCCGACGTGCTGCGTCCGGGCGGGCGGCTGGCGCTGTGCGATGTCTCAGCCACCGAACCGGACACCGAGGCGGGCCGGGCGGCGCTGGCCGAGACACTCAAGGGCTGGATGGTCCACTCGCTGACCGACCTCGACGGCTACCGGGAGCTGATCGCCGACGCGGGCCTGCGGGTCACCGGGGCGATCGACGTCAGCCACCGCACCCGCTACTCCAAGGCCAAGGTCACCGAGCTGCTGGCCAGGTCCGTGGCCGACTCCGGGCTCAGCTTCGCCGAGATCGACCTGCCGCCCGAGGTGTGGGACCAGGCGTTCGCGGTGTTCGAGCAGATGGGCTACCTGATCGTCACCGCTGAGCGACCCGCGGTCTGA
- a CDS encoding DUF3558 family protein has product MRRRALVALAAVVVSGCSGDPIDSPTPVPTTPSAAVTAPQAPPTVREAVSLGTWWKDPCGLIRDWALADQGFGWDTKGKPLQADGAPACGWTAESSADKGTVSLEVVTYADRSPLVAAYGASLPGFQPVGRVDANLPVAYFEPRAGACSFVVGLSESQGIKVTLTRSRPLEGDGPRTRCAVGHSAMLAAVGVIRSPDAVPPPA; this is encoded by the coding sequence ATGCGTAGGCGAGCACTGGTGGCTCTGGCCGCCGTCGTGGTGAGTGGTTGCTCAGGCGATCCCATCGACTCTCCAACGCCGGTCCCCACCACGCCATCGGCGGCGGTGACCGCACCACAGGCCCCGCCCACGGTTCGGGAGGCGGTTAGCCTGGGCACCTGGTGGAAGGATCCGTGCGGGTTGATCAGGGACTGGGCCTTGGCCGACCAGGGATTCGGGTGGGACACCAAGGGCAAGCCACTGCAGGCTGATGGAGCGCCTGCCTGCGGTTGGACGGCTGAATCGTCCGCGGACAAGGGCACGGTCAGCCTTGAGGTCGTCACGTACGCCGATCGGAGCCCGCTGGTGGCCGCCTATGGCGCGAGCCTTCCTGGATTCCAGCCCGTGGGGCGGGTGGACGCCAATCTGCCGGTGGCGTACTTCGAGCCACGGGCAGGAGCGTGTTCGTTCGTCGTCGGACTGTCGGAGAGTCAGGGGATCAAGGTGACGCTCACCCGATCTCGCCCGCTGGAGGGCGACGGGCCGCGGACTCGGTGCGCGGTGGGCCACTCGGCGATGCTGGCCGCTGTCGGCGTCATCCGCAGCCCGGACGCCGTTCCACCGCCCGCGTAG
- a CDS encoding DUF3558 family protein — translation MSRALTVCLVLALGVTAGCVKEPSERPSVPASTAPTTTSTSLVVPTVEKPISLGDLWKRPCFLIPVWALEDFGIDQEIKGKPFQSGPGHGCAWSAPGQGDETTGFEVVAYPDFDILRDTYENASKRAVMFEPTGTRHFPAAYLVENDTSCTYVIAFSNTQGVKVTRTQQRPYTHEGPKERCEHPGQAAFEIESVIRHPGAYPTS, via the coding sequence ATGTCTAGGGCATTGACGGTGTGTCTCGTATTGGCGCTCGGTGTCACTGCGGGCTGTGTGAAGGAACCGTCTGAGCGGCCTTCGGTGCCGGCATCGACCGCGCCCACGACTACATCTACATCGTTGGTGGTTCCCACAGTCGAGAAGCCGATCAGTCTTGGTGATCTGTGGAAACGCCCGTGCTTCCTGATTCCGGTGTGGGCGCTCGAGGACTTCGGCATCGACCAGGAAATCAAGGGGAAGCCGTTCCAGAGCGGACCCGGGCACGGGTGCGCATGGTCGGCCCCAGGACAGGGTGACGAGACCACCGGTTTCGAAGTCGTCGCGTACCCGGACTTCGACATCCTCCGCGACACCTACGAGAACGCGTCCAAGCGCGCGGTCATGTTCGAGCCGACCGGTACTCGCCACTTTCCTGCCGCTTATCTTGTGGAGAACGACACCAGTTGCACGTACGTCATCGCGTTCTCGAACACCCAGGGCGTGAAAGTGACTCGCACTCAGCAGCGGCCCTACACACACGAAGGTCCCAAGGAACGCTGCGAGCATCCGGGCCAGGCGGCCTTCGAGATCGAAAGCGTGATCAGGCATCCGGGCGCCTATCCGACGTCGTAG
- a CDS encoding cytochrome P450 produces the protein MTTVDETTGDAGAVCPMSGRIDLDALGAGFRHNPHPLLADVRESESVRRVVFHGMNAWIVTRYEDVKAAQVDPRFSADLNNAPAEVRALPWVAGPEALGIAASLANLDPPDHTRLRRMVNGAFTTRRIDALRPHARAVAESVIADLLPRGRVDIMADFAVPFASQVIMALIGVTHRDSAEFHHQASALVSTDPADAARLPQALAWLQAYIVELLAAKRANPEDDLIGGLLRADEDGDHLADGELRALTLLLLLAGFEATSSLIGSGLLALLTNPDQLAALRADPTLMPGAVEEMLRFDGPSLMSLMKFAMADIEVDGVTISRGDPVFLSLSTANRDPRRFTAPESFDVTRAEGSHMGFGHGIHRCLGAPLARMATQSAFTVLLERCADIRLAVPAADLVYRTSPALRGLQHLPVILTATT, from the coding sequence ATGACCACTGTTGACGAGACCACCGGCGACGCGGGCGCGGTATGTCCCATGTCCGGACGGATCGACCTCGACGCGCTCGGCGCGGGCTTCCGGCACAACCCGCACCCTCTGCTGGCCGACGTGCGCGAGAGCGAGTCCGTGCGGCGCGTGGTGTTCCATGGCATGAACGCGTGGATCGTTACCCGATACGAGGACGTGAAGGCCGCCCAGGTCGACCCGCGGTTCTCGGCCGACCTGAACAACGCCCCGGCCGAGGTGCGGGCGCTGCCGTGGGTGGCGGGCCCGGAGGCCCTGGGCATCGCGGCGAGCCTGGCCAACCTCGACCCACCCGACCACACCCGCCTGCGCCGCATGGTCAACGGCGCCTTCACGACCCGCCGCATCGACGCCCTGCGTCCCCACGCGAGGGCGGTCGCCGAAAGCGTCATCGCCGACCTGCTGCCCCGCGGCCGGGTCGACATCATGGCCGACTTCGCGGTGCCGTTCGCCAGCCAGGTGATCATGGCCCTGATCGGCGTCACCCACCGCGACAGCGCCGAGTTCCACCACCAGGCCTCCGCCCTGGTCTCCACCGACCCGGCCGACGCCGCCCGCCTCCCGCAAGCGCTTGCGTGGCTGCAGGCCTATATCGTCGAACTCCTCGCCGCCAAGCGCGCCAACCCCGAGGACGACCTGATCGGCGGACTCCTGCGGGCCGACGAGGACGGCGACCACCTCGCCGATGGCGAACTCCGGGCGCTGACCCTGCTGCTGCTCCTCGCGGGCTTCGAGGCCACGTCGAGCCTCATCGGCAGCGGCCTGCTCGCCCTGCTCACCAACCCCGACCAACTGGCCGCCCTGCGCGCCGACCCAACCCTGATGCCGGGCGCGGTGGAGGAGATGCTGCGCTTCGACGGCCCGTCGCTGATGTCGCTGATGAAGTTCGCCATGGCGGACATCGAGGTCGACGGCGTCACGATCAGCCGCGGCGACCCGGTCTTCCTGTCCCTGTCGACCGCCAACCGCGACCCCCGCCGCTTCACCGCCCCGGAGTCGTTCGACGTCACCCGCGCTGAGGGCTCCCACATGGGCTTCGGCCACGGCATCCACCGCTGCCTTGGCGCCCCACTGGCCCGAATGGCGACCCAGTCGGCTTTTACTGTCCTCTTGGAACGGTGTGCGGACATCCGGCTCGCGGTGCCCGCGGCGGACCTCGTCTACCGGACTTCACCTGCACTGCGCGGGCTTCAACACCTGCCGGTCATCCTCACCGCGACTACCTAG
- a CDS encoding nuclear transport factor 2 family protein, translated as MTTNTSVAHERLLYRLFDTFNSYDVEAFAACYAEDAVMHDVAIGKTFTGRAEIAEFLRVWLAASPDSHIEIGEPIVAGDRASVTWTGTGTLTGDFAHIPGAIHGSTVNQRAVSVMRFDAHGLITEHFDYYDMFGLLRQMGIIPAE; from the coding sequence ATGACGACGAACACTTCCGTTGCCCACGAACGACTTCTCTACCGTCTGTTCGACACCTTCAACAGCTACGACGTCGAGGCGTTCGCCGCGTGCTATGCCGAGGACGCCGTCATGCACGACGTCGCGATCGGCAAAACGTTCACCGGCCGCGCTGAGATCGCGGAGTTCCTGCGGGTCTGGCTGGCCGCCAGCCCGGACTCGCACATCGAGATCGGCGAGCCGATCGTCGCGGGCGACCGGGCGTCGGTGACCTGGACCGGCACCGGCACGCTGACCGGCGACTTCGCCCATATCCCCGGCGCCATCCACGGGAGCACGGTCAATCAGCGCGCGGTCAGCGTCATGCGCTTCGACGCCCACGGCCTGATCACCGAGCACTTCGACTACTACGACATGTTCGGCCTGCTGCGCCAGATGGGGATCATCCCGGCCGAGTGA
- a CDS encoding cell wall metabolism sensor histidine kinase WalK produces the protein MRRLRALWLRRTMRFRVTTVTTVVTLAVLIGMAVVSSGMIGPLLVRSADAELSASLDAATERVRAGLAPFAPSPNIQVRVLDTAGEPVDGGGAIDLGPQDIRVLKAGTPVLRAQDAPPARWLGTVVSAPDGTQRLVVTGTGIVGYAAAHGEALNWLVIAALLVAVAVAGSTWLAVRSSLRPVERMRVAAGRLTTGRRLPLPEAHDELRSLAGALNALLARRDEATDRLRRFTGDAAHELRSPVASIRVQAEVAVTHPDPDLSQEVLADVVRESERLSALVDGLLALARADAGEVPAAEAIDLVIATKDAVGRCQDSGPTIQVHLPPAPCWAFAAPSEVDLVLDNLLRNAVRHARARVTVTVMASSKTVRLVVDDDGHGIAEEHRARVFDRFYRIQDDRARSSGGTGLGLALVAEVVRRRGGAVRVSDSPEGGARFQVVWRVAR, from the coding sequence GTGAGAAGGCTGCGCGCGCTGTGGCTGCGGCGCACCATGCGGTTCCGGGTCACCACGGTCACCACGGTCGTGACGCTGGCGGTGCTGATCGGCATGGCCGTCGTCAGCAGCGGGATGATCGGGCCGCTGCTGGTCCGCTCGGCCGACGCCGAGCTGTCCGCGTCGCTGGACGCGGCCACCGAGCGGGTCCGGGCCGGGCTGGCGCCCTTCGCGCCGTCGCCGAACATCCAGGTCCGGGTGCTCGACACGGCGGGCGAGCCGGTCGACGGTGGCGGGGCGATCGACCTCGGGCCGCAGGACATCCGCGTGCTCAAGGCGGGCACGCCGGTCCTGCGCGCGCAGGACGCGCCGCCCGCGCGCTGGTTGGGCACCGTGGTCAGCGCGCCGGACGGGACGCAGCGGCTGGTGGTGACCGGCACCGGCATCGTCGGCTACGCCGCCGCCCACGGGGAGGCGCTGAACTGGCTGGTGATCGCCGCGCTGCTGGTCGCGGTGGCCGTGGCGGGCTCGACCTGGCTGGCCGTGCGGTCGTCGCTGCGGCCGGTCGAGCGGATGCGGGTCGCCGCGGGACGGCTCACCACCGGGCGCAGGCTGCCGCTGCCGGAGGCGCACGACGAACTCCGCTCGCTGGCAGGCGCCCTCAACGCCCTGCTCGCCCGCCGCGACGAGGCCACTGACCGCCTGCGCCGCTTCACCGGCGACGCCGCCCACGAACTGCGGTCGCCGGTCGCCTCGATCCGCGTGCAGGCCGAGGTCGCGGTGACCCACCCGGACCCGGACCTGTCCCAGGAGGTCCTCGCCGACGTCGTGCGCGAGTCCGAACGGCTGTCCGCGCTGGTCGACGGCCTGCTGGCGCTGGCCCGCGCGGACGCGGGCGAGGTGCCCGCCGCCGAGGCCATCGACCTGGTGATCGCCACGAAGGACGCGGTCGGCCGCTGCCAGGACAGCGGCCCGACCATCCAGGTCCACCTGCCCCCCGCGCCGTGCTGGGCCTTCGCCGCACCGTCCGAAGTGGACTTGGTGCTGGACAACCTGCTCCGCAACGCCGTCCGCCACGCCCGAGCCCGGGTGACGGTCACGGTCATGGCGTCGAGCAAGACAGTTCGCTTGGTAGTGGACGACGACGGCCATGGCATAGCCGAGGAACACCGTGCGCGCGTGTTCGACCGGTTCTACCGAATCCAGGACGACCGGGCGCGCAGCAGCGGGGGAACGGGACTGGGCCTGGCACTGGTCGCCGAGGTCGTCCGACGCCGAGGCGGCGCGGTGCGGGTGAGCGATTCGCCGGAGGGCGGGGCCCGGTTCCAGGTGGTCTGGCGGGTCGCCCGATGA
- a CDS encoding cytochrome P450 encodes MSGVPTIRRPRRIPNLSVVDQIVGVHSIRKDQVGFLYKVIQEYGDIAWVRVLGIKMAMVNHPDFFEHILVRNHENYTKNTFLFRAVEPILRGGLIGNVGGEPWRRQRRIMQPSFHRPQVAGFAENMTEETSRMLRQWDTKYQPGDVVNVSTELGQLAMRIVFRSLFGADIGDRGKSIEDMFLEANQIVGGFFRFPFPPINWPTPGHLRLKKIIRTMDGYVTDVIDSRVDSDEQHHDLLNALLNAVDHDGTGMSPLQLHREVLNLIIGGYETTSNTVSWLMYMVGQHPEVQAKLHAEVDSVLGGRVPGFDDVLKLTYTRQVVDETLRLYTPAWQTMRSSVEEDEIRGYRIPAKADLYLNMFTLHRHRDYWTDPDTFDPDRFLPAEVAKRPRHAYIPFASGPRNCIGKHFALTELVIILAMITQAYRVVIPERLRDVQVEPLITLHPKGGVHLRMDRR; translated from the coding sequence GTGAGTGGCGTGCCCACCATCCGCAGACCGCGCCGGATCCCGAACCTCAGTGTGGTGGACCAGATCGTCGGCGTGCACTCGATCCGCAAGGACCAGGTCGGCTTTCTCTACAAGGTGATCCAGGAGTACGGCGACATCGCCTGGGTGCGGGTGCTGGGCATCAAGATGGCGATGGTCAACCATCCCGACTTCTTCGAGCACATCCTCGTGCGCAACCACGAGAACTACACCAAGAACACCTTCCTCTTCCGCGCGGTGGAGCCGATCCTGCGCGGCGGGCTCATCGGCAACGTCGGCGGCGAGCCGTGGCGGCGGCAGCGGCGGATCATGCAGCCCTCGTTCCACCGGCCGCAGGTCGCGGGCTTCGCCGAGAACATGACCGAGGAGACCTCCCGCATGCTGCGGCAGTGGGACACCAAGTACCAGCCGGGCGACGTGGTCAACGTCAGCACCGAACTCGGACAGCTGGCGATGCGGATCGTGTTCCGCTCGCTGTTCGGCGCCGACATCGGCGACCGCGGCAAGTCCATTGAGGACATGTTCCTGGAGGCCAACCAGATCGTCGGCGGCTTCTTCCGCTTCCCGTTCCCGCCGATCAACTGGCCCACTCCGGGACACCTGCGGCTGAAGAAGATCATCAGGACGATGGACGGCTATGTCACCGACGTCATCGACAGCCGCGTCGACAGCGACGAGCAGCACCACGACCTGCTCAACGCGCTGCTCAACGCCGTCGACCACGACGGCACCGGGATGTCCCCGTTGCAGTTGCACCGCGAGGTCCTCAACCTGATCATCGGCGGGTACGAGACAACCAGCAACACCGTGTCGTGGCTGATGTACATGGTCGGCCAGCACCCGGAGGTACAGGCGAAGCTGCACGCCGAGGTCGACTCGGTGCTCGGCGGCCGGGTGCCCGGGTTCGACGACGTGCTGAAGCTGACCTACACCCGCCAGGTCGTCGACGAGACGCTGCGGCTCTACACCCCCGCGTGGCAGACGATGCGGTCCTCGGTCGAGGAGGACGAGATCCGCGGCTACCGCATCCCGGCCAAGGCCGACCTGTACCTCAACATGTTCACCCTGCACCGCCACCGCGACTACTGGACCGACCCGGACACCTTCGACCCGGACCGGTTCCTGCCCGCCGAGGTCGCCAAACGGCCGCGGCACGCCTACATCCCGTTCGCCAGCGGTCCCCGCAACTGCATCGGCAAGCACTTCGCGCTGACCGAGCTGGTCATCATCCTGGCCATGATCACCCAGGCCTACCGGGTCGTGATCCCGGAGCGGCTGCGCGACGTCCAGGTCGAGCCGCTGATCACGCTGCACCCCAAGGGCGGCGTGCACCTGCGGATGGACCGGCGGTGA
- a CDS encoding polyprenyl synthetase family protein, which yields MTVPAAAPALGTHPGVAMARHLTTPALVAAIDRLGGRLTEVCGYQLGIRDEHGRHTATVGGKLLRPAFTLLSAVAAGGAPRAAVPAAVAIELLHNASLVHDDIMDGDRTRRGRPTVWAHYGVPLAILAGDALIALGFEVLAETGSSVTPLARTLRLLALGQDSDLDFETRRSVSPSECLAMLTGKTGVLLGCACALGAASAGAPAEWVERFDRWGTHLGVAFQLVDDLLGIWGDPAVTGKPVGADLLSRKKSAPVVAALAADMGLAQLYARPGDWDAREVARVTGLIERTGAREWVRAEIDRRTELAWAELAGLDLDPSARRDLRTLTTALAIRDH from the coding sequence ATGACCGTCCCAGCCGCCGCACCCGCGCTCGGCACCCACCCCGGCGTCGCGATGGCCCGGCACCTGACCACACCCGCGCTGGTCGCCGCGATCGACCGACTCGGCGGCAGGCTCACCGAGGTCTGTGGCTACCAACTGGGTATCCGCGACGAACACGGCAGGCACACGGCGACCGTCGGCGGCAAGCTCCTGCGGCCCGCGTTCACACTCCTGAGCGCCGTCGCCGCGGGCGGCGCCCCCCGCGCCGCGGTCCCGGCCGCCGTCGCGATCGAACTGCTGCACAACGCCTCCCTGGTGCACGACGACATCATGGACGGCGACCGCACCCGCCGCGGCCGCCCGACCGTCTGGGCCCACTACGGCGTCCCCCTGGCGATCCTGGCCGGGGACGCGCTCATCGCCCTGGGGTTCGAGGTTCTCGCCGAGACGGGTTCGTCGGTCACTCCTTTGGCCCGGACGCTGCGTCTGTTGGCACTGGGCCAGGACAGCGACCTCGACTTCGAGACCCGGCGGTCGGTGAGCCCATCGGAGTGCTTGGCGATGCTGACCGGAAAGACGGGAGTGCTGCTGGGTTGCGCCTGCGCGCTTGGTGCCGCTTCCGCGGGTGCCCCGGCCGAGTGGGTCGAACGGTTCGATCGGTGGGGAACTCACCTCGGGGTCGCGTTTCAGCTGGTGGACGACCTCCTGGGCATCTGGGGCGATCCGGCGGTGACCGGCAAACCTGTCGGCGCGGACCTGCTTTCGCGCAAGAAGAGCGCGCCTGTGGTCGCGGCGCTGGCGGCTGACATGGGACTGGCCCAGCTCTACGCCCGCCCCGGCGACTGGGACGCGCGGGAGGTCGCGCGGGTCACCGGGCTGATCGAGCGGACGGGCGCCCGCGAGTGGGTACGGGCGGAGATCGACCGCCGAACCGAGTTGGCGTGGGCGGAACTGGCCGGCCTCGACCTGGACCCGTCCGCCCGCCGCGACCTGCGCACCCTCACCACCGCCCTGGCGATCCGAGACCACTAG
- a CDS encoding 1-deoxy-D-xylulose-5-phosphate synthase: MPDNGILDRIGSPADLRALPAAELPELAARIRRVLVDRVHRTGGHLGSNLGVVELTIALHRVFDSPRDALVFDTGHQSYVHKMLTGRLAGFDTLRKAGGLAGYPARAESPHDLVENSHASTALSYADGLARAGRAGRVVAVVGDGALTGGMSWEALNNLGTAGRPVVVVLNDNGRSYAPTVGGVAAHLSALRGGDSADNVFRALGLDYLGPVDGHDLAATERALRVAGESDRPVVVHVVTAKGRGYPPAEAHDDDHFHAVGTFDPATGKAAAVGQTWTSVFADEITEIGARRPDVVCLTAAMLRPTGLHRFAERFPDRVFDVGIAEQHAVTCAAGLAMGGRHPVVAVYATFLNRAFDQLLMDVALHRLPVTFVLDRAGITGPDGPSHHGMWDASVLPVVPGLRLAAPRDPKRLRELLNEAISIDDGPTVVRYPKSATGPDIPAERRIGGADVLRDGADVLLVAVGPMALACLSAAVVLDRHGVSATVVDPRWTVPLSDDLVALAGGHQVVVVVEDTVATGSLGCRLAAALAGTDTRVATVALPSRFLPHAERGELLRAAGLTADGIAARVLDLCARYRRADLTEVTG, encoded by the coding sequence GTGCCCGACAACGGGATTCTCGATCGGATCGGCTCCCCGGCCGACCTGCGCGCGCTGCCCGCCGCCGAGCTGCCGGAGCTGGCCGCGCGGATCCGGCGGGTCCTGGTCGACCGGGTTCACCGCACCGGCGGGCACCTCGGCTCCAACCTCGGCGTGGTCGAGCTGACCATCGCCCTGCACCGCGTGTTCGACTCGCCGCGCGACGCGCTGGTCTTCGACACCGGGCATCAGTCCTATGTGCACAAGATGCTCACCGGCAGGCTCGCCGGGTTCGACACCTTGCGCAAGGCGGGTGGGCTCGCGGGGTACCCGGCCCGCGCGGAGTCGCCGCACGACCTGGTGGAGAACTCGCACGCGTCCACCGCTCTGTCCTATGCGGACGGTCTGGCCCGCGCGGGCCGGGCCGGGCGCGTGGTCGCGGTGGTCGGCGACGGCGCGCTCACCGGGGGCATGTCCTGGGAGGCGCTGAACAACCTGGGCACGGCGGGCAGGCCGGTCGTCGTGGTGCTCAACGACAACGGCCGCTCCTACGCGCCGACCGTGGGCGGGGTGGCGGCACATCTGTCGGCGCTGCGCGGCGGTGACAGCGCCGACAACGTGTTCCGCGCGCTGGGCCTGGACTATCTGGGCCCCGTCGACGGACACGACCTCGCCGCCACCGAACGTGCGCTGCGGGTGGCGGGTGAGTCGGACCGGCCAGTCGTGGTGCACGTGGTGACCGCCAAGGGCCGCGGCTACCCGCCCGCCGAGGCCCACGACGATGACCACTTCCACGCCGTCGGCACCTTCGACCCGGCCACCGGGAAGGCCGCCGCCGTTGGCCAGACCTGGACGTCGGTGTTCGCCGACGAGATCACCGAGATCGGCGCGCGGCGCCCGGACGTGGTGTGCCTGACCGCGGCGATGCTCCGCCCGACCGGCCTGCACCGGTTCGCCGAGCGGTTCCCCGACCGCGTCTTCGATGTGGGGATCGCCGAGCAGCACGCGGTCACCTGCGCGGCCGGGCTGGCCATGGGCGGGCGGCACCCGGTGGTCGCGGTGTACGCCACGTTCCTCAACCGCGCCTTCGACCAACTGCTCATGGACGTCGCGCTGCACCGGCTGCCGGTGACGTTCGTGCTGGACCGGGCCGGGATCACCGGGCCGGACGGGCCCAGCCACCACGGCATGTGGGACGCGTCGGTGCTCCCGGTGGTGCCCGGCCTGCGGCTGGCCGCGCCGCGCGACCCGAAGCGGCTGCGGGAACTGCTGAACGAGGCCATCTCGATCGACGACGGTCCCACGGTCGTGCGCTATCCGAAGTCGGCGACGGGACCCGACATCCCAGCGGAGCGCAGGATCGGCGGCGCGGACGTGCTGCGGGACGGGGCCGACGTGCTGCTCGTCGCGGTGGGGCCGATGGCGCTGGCGTGCCTGTCGGCCGCGGTCGTCCTCGACCGGCACGGCGTGTCGGCCACCGTGGTCGACCCGCGCTGGACGGTGCCGCTTTCCGACGACCTCGTGGCGCTGGCGGGCGGACACCAAGTGGTGGTGGTCGTCGAGGACACCGTCGCCACCGGCTCGCTGGGGTGCAGGCTCGCCGCGGCGCTGGCGGGCACGGACACGCGCGTCGCGACCGTCGCCCTGCCGTCGCGGTTCCTGCCCCACGCCGAACGCGGCGAACTGCTGCGCGCCGCGGGCCTGACCGCGGACGGGATCGCGGCGAGAGTTCTGGACCTGTGCGCCCGGTACCGCCGGGCCGACCTGACGGAGGTGACCGGATGA